The following proteins are encoded in a genomic region of Amphiura filiformis chromosome 18, Afil_fr2py, whole genome shotgun sequence:
- the LOC140139586 gene encoding somatostatin receptor type 2-like has protein sequence MFSENASKSEEPADVFIATNATLLNILFGTISFLSIAGNAIVCVVFRFQFEIFGSITNILIFNQSIIDLCSGIIFAILKFAPGVSLKSLPWFTVLCYIWISEYPFWALSYASTFNLLLLAIERYFAICQAVSHRKLFTKRRVKGYCTLVWMAGFLFQVYLPIVHHTESVGRCNFEWPNKAAQIFIGTFVFMAEYLIPLMIMTSSYSLIWWNLRKRTISKTKVQVKAFAKGKRNVTITLCLVFISYVICWSPDAFVYFYFNLGGTYNFNSNTHHFVMILVLCNMLTNPCIYVFKYDRFRQQLKSIICPGFSLNTSSRSEEPSTGRSLLMIRKPMRKYCAVDLRAVSTAELPVSSMQPIDQNIQT, from the coding sequence ATGTTCTCCGAAAATGCGTCGAAATCAGAAGAACCTGCCGACGTCTTCATAGCTACAAACGCAACATTGCTTAACATTTTATTTGGTACAATCAGTTTTTTATCTATCGCTGGGAATGCTATTGTTTGTGTGGTATTTCGttttcaatttgaaatatttggATCAATTACAAATATATTGATCTTCAACCAATCAATAATTGATTTGTGTTCGGGTATcatctttgctatattgaaattCGCTCCGGGTGTATCATTAAAATCTCTACCGTGGTTTACTGTATTATGTTACATCTGGATTTCAGAGTACCCGTTTTGGGCTCTGAGCTATGCATCCACTTTTAACTTGCTTCTCTTAGCTATAGAACGTTATTTTGCAATATGTCAAGCCGTTTCGCACCGGAAGTTGTTCACCAAACGACGTGTCAAAGGTTACTGCACTCTCGTTTGGATGGCGGGCTTTTTATTTCAAGTATATCTACCCATAGTTCACCATACCGAGAGCGTTGGTCGATGTAATTTTGAATGGCCCAACAAAGCAGCTCAAATATTCATCGGTACCTTTGTTTTTATGGCAGAATACCTGATACCGTTAATGATTATGACGTCATCCTACAGCTTAATCTGGTGGAATTTAAGAAAACGCACAATTTCTAAAACTAAGGTTCAAGTAAAGGCATTCGCTAAAGGAAAACGGAATGTTACTATAACTCTTTGCCTCGTGTTTATATCTTATGTTATTTGTTGGTCACCAGATGCTTTCGTGTACTTTTACTTTAATCTTGGTGGTACGTACAATTTTAACAGTAACACACACCATTTCGTGATGATCTTGGTACTCTGCAACATGTTAACAAACCCCTGTATTTACGTGTTCAAATATGATAGATTTCGTCAGCAGTTGAAGTCAATAATATGTCCAGGATTTTCTTTGAACACCAGCAGTCGATCAGAAGAACCATCAACGGGTAGGAGTTTGCTTATGATCAGAAAACCAATGAGAAAGTATTGTGCTGTAGACCTACGAGCTGTTTCTACCGCAGAGTTACCAGTATCATCTATGCAGCCAATTGACCAAAACATTCAGACATGA